From Flavobacterium arcticum, the proteins below share one genomic window:
- the glmS gene encoding glutamine--fructose-6-phosphate transaminase (isomerizing) → MCGIVGYIGHRDAYPVIIKGLKRLEYRGYDSAGVVLFDGNDLKLSKTKGKVSDLEKKSQEEISVTGTIGIGHTRWATHGVPNDVNSHPHYSNSGNLAIVHNGIIENYEPLKKELIARGYVFHSDTDTEVLVNLIEDVKKKDNLKLGKAVQIALNQVVGAYAIAVFDKDRPKEIVAARLGSPLAIGVGKDEFFIASDASPFIEYTSNCIYLEDEEMAIIRLHKPMKIRKIKDDSLVDPYVQELQMNLEQIEKGGYDHFMLKEIYEQPAVIKDTYRGRLHANEGLIKMAGIEDNLQKFLNADRILIVACGTSWHAGLVAEYIFEEFSRIPVEVEYASEFRYRNPIIRENDVVIAISQSGETADTLAAIKLAKEHGAFVFGVCNVVGSSISRETHAGAYTHAGPEIGVASTKAFTTQITVLTLIALRLAQAKGTLTNSDFHRYLQELELIPEKVQQALETNDTAKAIAAIYKDAPNCLYLGRGYNFPVALEGALKLKEISYIHAEGYPAAEMKHGPIALIDEQMPVVVIAQKQEHYDKIVSNIQEIKSRSGKIIAVVTEGDTQVRALADHVIEIPRTVDALSPLLTTIPLQLLSYHIAVMRECNVDQPRNLAKSVTVE, encoded by the coding sequence ATGTGTGGAATTGTTGGTTACATTGGTCACAGAGATGCATACCCTGTAATTATTAAAGGTCTTAAGAGACTGGAATACAGAGGTTATGACAGCGCCGGAGTTGTCTTATTTGATGGCAACGACTTAAAGCTTTCTAAAACTAAAGGTAAGGTTTCAGACCTTGAAAAAAAATCACAGGAAGAAATTTCTGTTACGGGTACTATTGGTATTGGACACACCCGATGGGCAACCCATGGTGTTCCTAACGATGTAAATTCACATCCGCACTATTCTAATTCAGGCAACTTAGCAATTGTACATAATGGGATTATAGAAAACTATGAGCCGTTAAAAAAAGAGCTTATTGCAAGAGGCTATGTTTTTCATTCGGATACTGATACTGAAGTACTGGTTAACTTAATTGAAGACGTTAAGAAAAAAGACAACCTTAAACTAGGTAAAGCGGTACAAATAGCGCTTAACCAAGTGGTAGGAGCTTATGCTATTGCTGTATTTGACAAAGACAGACCAAAAGAAATTGTAGCAGCCCGTTTAGGTAGTCCGCTTGCTATTGGTGTTGGTAAAGATGAATTCTTTATAGCATCAGATGCTTCTCCATTTATAGAGTATACATCAAACTGTATTTATCTAGAAGATGAAGAAATGGCAATCATCCGTTTGCACAAACCAATGAAAATAAGAAAAATTAAAGATGACTCTTTAGTTGACCCTTATGTTCAGGAATTGCAAATGAACCTTGAGCAGATAGAAAAAGGTGGTTACGACCACTTTATGCTTAAAGAAATATATGAACAACCAGCTGTTATAAAAGACACTTATCGTGGTAGACTTCATGCTAACGAAGGTCTTATTAAAATGGCAGGTATAGAAGATAACCTGCAAAAATTCTTGAATGCCGACAGGATTCTTATTGTAGCCTGTGGTACATCTTGGCACGCAGGACTTGTAGCCGAATATATATTTGAAGAATTTTCACGCATACCTGTAGAGGTAGAATATGCTTCTGAATTTAGATACAGAAACCCTATCATTCGTGAAAATGATGTGGTTATCGCCATATCACAATCAGGAGAAACTGCCGACACCCTTGCTGCTATAAAACTAGCTAAAGAGCATGGTGCTTTTGTATTTGGAGTATGTAACGTAGTAGGTTCATCTATTTCTCGTGAAACTCACGCAGGGGCTTATACCCATGCAGGGCCCGAAATTGGAGTAGCTTCTACTAAAGCATTTACTACCCAAATTACAGTATTAACGCTTATTGCACTTCGTTTAGCACAAGCTAAAGGAACACTTACCAATTCTGATTTCCACAGATATTTACAGGAATTAGAATTGATACCAGAAAAAGTACAACAAGCATTAGAAACAAACGATACTGCAAAAGCTATTGCAGCAATATATAAAGATGCTCCTAACTGTCTATACTTAGGTAGAGGGTACAACTTCCCTGTAGCACTAGAAGGCGCATTGAAACTTAAAGAAATATCATACATACACGCTGAGGGTTACCCTGCTGCCGAAATGAAACACGGCCCTATTGCCCTTATCGATGAGCAAATGCCAGTTGTAGTTATTGCACAAAAGCAAGAGCATTATGATAAAATAGTAAGTAACATACAAGAGATAAAATCACGTAGTGGTAAAATTATAGCTGTAGTTACAGAGGGTGACACACAAGTAAGAGCACTTGCAGATCATGTTATCGAGATACCAAGAACAGTAGACGCATTATCGCCGCTATTAACGACTATACCGTTACAATTACTGTCTTACCACATTGCAGTAATGAGAGAATGTAATGTAGACCAACCGCGTAACCTTGCAAAATCGGTTACGGTAGAGTAA
- a CDS encoding DUF4270 domain-containing protein produces the protein MNNRSFYKKLILALGIVFFIACDTDYNDIGANIIDNDVHHNMSQYEARIVATDVGTGVVQANNLPINSLGVYDNPIFGKTIASFVSQVELVTANPTLYNPVIDSVFLYVPYYSTLESTDSDGESTYTLDSIYGNSNAKFKLHIYENQYFLRDTDPGEGEASVQKYYSNDKTLIENNRGTTLLNNSGDESQNETFGYSASEVKRTYGTGTVAETYTPGMFLYLNKDFFQSKILDAGASGNLLNNNIFREYFRGLYFQVEQIGDQSVMGMPRFDQGKITIKYTDNKIDLETGDPLDETESKTITLNLSGNTINFFDNTYSSPFTTAITSNDDTTGDERLYIKGGAGSMATIDILSDEDIALLKAERILVNDASITFYVDKETMANAKEPMRVYLYDLTNKRPLYDYSVDGTSISTAPKYSKYVHGGLLSYDTDDRGLSYKIRITNHISNIINKDSTNVKLGLVVTESINVITNAALKEPFTTGETEVKTVPVSSVVHPFGTVLYGSNSNVPEEKRLKLEIFYTKPN, from the coding sequence ATGAATAACCGTTCGTTTTATAAAAAACTCATTCTTGCTTTAGGTATAGTATTCTTTATTGCTTGCGACACTGATTATAATGACATTGGCGCTAACATTATTGATAACGATGTACATCATAATATGTCTCAATATGAAGCCCGTATAGTTGCTACAGATGTAGGCACAGGAGTTGTACAGGCAAATAACCTGCCCATAAACTCTTTAGGAGTATATGACAACCCCATCTTTGGCAAAACTATCGCTAGCTTTGTTAGTCAAGTAGAACTTGTAACCGCTAATCCAACACTTTATAACCCTGTTATAGACTCTGTGTTTTTATATGTGCCTTACTACAGTACACTAGAAAGCACAGACTCTGATGGAGAAAGCACTTATACATTAGATTCTATTTACGGAAACAGCAATGCTAAGTTTAAACTGCATATTTATGAAAACCAGTATTTCCTTAGAGATACTGATCCTGGAGAAGGAGAAGCTTCTGTACAAAAATACTATTCTAACGACAAAACTTTAATTGAGAATAATAGAGGCACAACACTACTTAACAATAGTGGAGATGAAAGTCAGAATGAAACTTTTGGGTATAGCGCATCAGAAGTAAAAAGAACATATGGTACAGGTACTGTTGCCGAAACCTATACCCCAGGAATGTTTTTATACCTAAATAAAGATTTTTTCCAGTCTAAAATACTTGATGCTGGAGCATCAGGAAATTTACTTAACAACAATATTTTTAGAGAATACTTTAGAGGACTTTATTTTCAAGTAGAACAAATAGGAGATCAATCGGTAATGGGTATGCCACGATTTGACCAAGGTAAGATTACAATAAAATATACCGATAACAAAATTGATCTAGAAACTGGAGATCCTTTAGATGAGACCGAGAGTAAAACCATTACCTTAAACTTATCAGGCAATACTATTAACTTTTTTGACAACACCTATTCGTCACCATTTACTACAGCAATTACTAGTAATGATGATACTACAGGCGACGAACGTTTATACATTAAGGGCGGAGCAGGATCTATGGCGACTATAGATATACTTAGCGATGAAGATATAGCACTCTTAAAAGCAGAGAGAATACTTGTAAATGACGCAAGCATTACTTTTTATGTAGATAAAGAAACTATGGCAAATGCTAAAGAACCCATGAGAGTGTATCTTTATGACCTTACCAACAAAAGACCTTTATATGATTATAGTGTAGATGGTACATCTATCAGTACAGCGCCAAAATACAGTAAATATGTGCACGGTGGCTTACTAAGTTATGACACTGATGATAGAGGGCTTAGCTATAAAATAAGAATTACAAATCACATTAGTAACATTATAAACAAAGACTCTACAAATGTTAAGCTAGGTCTTGTTGTTACAGAGAGTATTAACGTTATTACCAATGCTGCATTAAAAGAGCCATTTACAACAGGTGAAACAGAGGTTAAAACCGTTCCTGTATCATCTGTAGTACATCCGTTCGGAACAGTATTGTATGGTAGTAATAGCAATGTACCCGAAGAAAAGCGCCTCAAACTTGAAATTTTTTATACTAAACCAAATTAA
- a CDS encoding glycogen/starch synthase, with amino-acid sequence MEDKRILYVSSEVVPYLAENEVSLMSYEVPKMINDQGGQIRIFMPRYGNINERRHQLHEVIRLSGMNLVVNDMDMPLIIKVASIPKERIQVYFIDNDEYFKRKATFSDEDGVLYPDNDERAIFFAKGVVETVKKLNWVPDIIHVHGWMAALLPVYMKHYYKNEALFADTKIVTSVYNQSFEGTLDAGMFKKVLFDEIPEDAVKPLETPNYENILKTAIAHSDATIISSENLSDELTKFVEESGKPFLPYVSKDKFAEAYTNFYKNEVL; translated from the coding sequence ATGGAGGATAAGAGGATATTGTACGTATCATCTGAAGTAGTGCCATATTTGGCTGAAAATGAAGTTTCTTTAATGTCATATGAAGTTCCCAAGATGATTAATGATCAGGGCGGACAAATAAGGATATTCATGCCACGATATGGTAACATTAATGAGAGAAGACATCAATTGCATGAAGTAATTCGACTGTCTGGGATGAACTTGGTTGTAAATGATATGGATATGCCACTTATTATAAAAGTAGCATCTATACCCAAAGAGCGTATTCAGGTTTATTTTATAGATAACGATGAGTATTTTAAAAGAAAAGCAACTTTTAGTGATGAGGATGGTGTATTATACCCTGACAATGACGAAAGAGCTATATTCTTTGCAAAAGGCGTTGTAGAAACCGTTAAAAAGCTAAACTGGGTTCCAGATATTATACATGTGCATGGTTGGATGGCTGCTTTACTGCCGGTATACATGAAGCATTATTATAAAAATGAAGCTTTGTTTGCCGATACTAAAATTGTAACCTCTGTATACAATCAGTCGTTTGAAGGCACACTTGATGCTGGTATGTTTAAAAAAGTACTTTTTGATGAAATACCCGAAGATGCTGTAAAACCACTAGAGACACCTAATTACGAAAATATACTTAAAACAGCTATAGCACACTCTGACGCGACTATTATATCATCTGAAAACCTATCTGATGAACTAACAAAATTCGTAGAAGAGTCAGGAAAACCATTCCTGCCATATGTTTCTAAAGATAAATTTGCCGAAGCATATACTAATTTCTATAAAAACGAGGTTTTATAG
- the panC gene encoding pantoate--beta-alanine ligase: protein MLIFNNKADLRSHLSRYTSKDSSIGFVPTMGALHRGHLSLLEQSVKENTITVISIFVNPTQFNNPDDLKKYPRTLEADVVKIEAISKDIVVFAPSVNEMYDGNAQSVSFSFDGLENQMEGSHRPGHFDGVGTIVKKLFEYVQPTNAYFGEKDFQQLQIVKKLVVKNNIPVNVVGCPITRESNGLAMSSRNQRLTEAEREIASFIYKTLIVAKDQFANNKIDYIKQYVIEAFKARPEFELEYFEIAAEDDLISATLKEDKKYRAFIAVMLSNVRLIDNISLN from the coding sequence ATGCTCATTTTCAATAATAAAGCCGATTTAAGGTCGCATTTATCCCGTTATACAAGTAAGGATTCTTCAATTGGTTTTGTGCCCACAATGGGTGCGCTACATCGAGGGCATTTGTCCTTGTTAGAGCAATCAGTAAAAGAGAATACCATTACTGTAATTAGTATTTTTGTAAACCCTACGCAGTTTAATAACCCTGATGATTTAAAGAAATATCCTCGAACACTAGAGGCTGATGTGGTTAAGATAGAGGCCATTAGCAAGGACATTGTTGTTTTTGCTCCATCTGTAAATGAAATGTATGATGGTAATGCACAGTCGGTATCATTTTCATTTGATGGATTAGAAAATCAAATGGAAGGTAGTCATCGTCCTGGTCATTTTGATGGGGTGGGCACCATAGTAAAAAAGTTGTTTGAATATGTGCAACCTACTAATGCCTATTTTGGAGAGAAAGATTTTCAGCAATTACAGATTGTTAAGAAATTGGTTGTAAAAAACAATATTCCTGTAAATGTAGTAGGTTGCCCCATTACTCGTGAGTCTAATGGGCTGGCAATGAGTTCTAGGAACCAAAGACTCACCGAAGCGGAAAGAGAGATAGCATCTTTTATCTATAAAACTCTTATAGTTGCAAAAGATCAATTTGCCAACAATAAGATAGATTATATAAAGCAGTATGTTATAGAAGCCTTTAAAGCTCGTCCTGAATTTGAACTAGAATACTTTGAAATAGCGGCTGAAGACGACCTTATATCGGCTACGCTAAAAGAAGATAAAAAGTACAGGGCTTTTATTGCGGTTATGTTAAGCAATGTGAGGCTTATAGATAATATATCATTAAATTAA
- the panD gene encoding aspartate 1-decarboxylase has product MQIQVVKSKIHRVTVTGADLNYIGSITIDENLMDAANIIEGEKVAIVNINNGERLETYAIKGNRGSGEITLNGPAARKVQKGDIIIIIAYGIFEFEEAKSFKPAIVFPNERDNSLT; this is encoded by the coding sequence ATGCAAATTCAAGTTGTAAAATCCAAGATTCATCGTGTTACGGTGACTGGAGCCGATTTAAATTACATAGGAAGTATTACCATTGACGAGAATTTGATGGATGCTGCTAATATTATTGAAGGAGAAAAAGTTGCTATCGTGAATATTAATAACGGTGAGCGACTAGAGACTTATGCTATAAAAGGAAACAGAGGTAGTGGCGAAATAACACTAAATGGTCCTGCTGCACGAAAAGTGCAAAAGGGCGATATTATTATTATAATAGCTTATGGTATATTTGAGTTTGAAGAAGCAAAATCTTTTAAACCAGCTATTGTATTCCCTAATGAGAGAGATAACTCTTTAACATAA
- a CDS encoding lysylphosphatidylglycerol synthase transmembrane domain-containing protein, which yields MNKKIKTILSVTLPLLLGVFLIIYSYNSFTPEQRTEMFKHFANADYSYVAISLFFALTSYISRAYRWRYTLSHLGYQSPFLVNFFAISVGYFLNLTIPRSGEVSRAVVLKNYSGVPFDKGFGTIISERFVDLILLVVCISITLILQFDVLKEYIEQEIPFEKLLVYGSVLAILFICTILFYKYSRLQWVLKIKTKIAGLVEGSLSVFKMPNKWPFLLHSLYIWVAYVAMFYVTIYALPETANISFGAVATSFVIGSLAITFSNGGFGVYPVVIAAILLLYNIPKEVGTAFGWIVWTSQIVFVIFLGGLSFLLLPLLYRKK from the coding sequence TTGAATAAAAAGATAAAAACAATATTGAGTGTAACACTCCCGCTATTGCTGGGAGTGTTTTTAATTATATATAGCTATAACAGCTTTACGCCCGAACAGCGTACAGAGATGTTTAAGCATTTTGCAAACGCCGATTATAGCTATGTGGCTATATCTTTATTTTTTGCACTTACTAGCTACATATCTCGTGCTTATCGCTGGCGATACACACTTTCACACTTAGGGTATCAATCTCCATTTTTAGTTAACTTCTTCGCCATAAGCGTTGGTTATTTTTTAAATCTTACCATTCCTAGATCAGGAGAGGTGTCGCGTGCTGTAGTATTAAAAAATTATAGCGGAGTGCCTTTTGATAAAGGCTTCGGAACTATAATATCAGAACGATTTGTAGATTTAATACTTCTTGTAGTATGTATCTCTATTACGTTAATTTTACAGTTTGATGTACTTAAAGAGTATATTGAACAAGAAATACCTTTCGAGAAATTATTGGTATATGGCAGTGTTCTCGCTATACTTTTTATTTGTACTATACTTTTCTATAAATATTCGCGCTTACAATGGGTGCTTAAAATTAAAACAAAAATAGCGGGGCTTGTAGAGGGCTCGTTAAGTGTTTTTAAAATGCCTAATAAGTGGCCTTTTTTGCTTCATTCATTGTATATATGGGTGGCTTATGTAGCTATGTTCTATGTTACTATATATGCATTGCCCGAAACTGCCAATATTAGTTTTGGGGCTGTAGCAACTTCTTTTGTTATAGGTAGTCTTGCTATAACATTTTCAAATGGTGGTTTTGGTGTTTATCCTGTTGTAATTGCTGCAATTTTACTTTTATATAACATTCCTAAAGAGGTAGGTACTGCTTTTGGGTGGATTGTTTGGACTTCGCAAATAGTGTTTGTTATCTTTTTGGGTGGACTATCATTTTTATTACTCCCTTTACTTTATAGAAAAAAATAA
- a CDS encoding alpha/beta hydrolase, whose product MKFKHLLLILLVSCSLYSQKIQEDVPSRVFNDTKVVTVVTPALYEENEEKLYPLLILLDGEYLVDPFEGILSYTSYWDDLPQVIIVGINHDGAEGREFDTQTYKSTGLPEGQGDQFYQFVANELIPYMEKNYRVAPFKVVAGHNLTAGFLNFFLYREKPVFNAYVSFSPILPFEMEKRVPQALKDVKKSTYYYMATASGDVKKIKQKIDTLNVNIQAVENPKLKYKFEEFEGASHYSLVALGIPNSLYFIFSEYQPISSKEYEEKIVTLPSGYVDYLKNKYDAIRNDLGIKIPVRLNDFKAIEAAIMKNAAYDELEDLADMARDDYPKMIIGEYYQGLHHEMKGETRKAIRSYLKGYNYADIGDYTKDLIIEKAETLKHLVE is encoded by the coding sequence ATGAAATTCAAACATTTGCTACTCATATTGTTGGTTTCTTGCTCGCTGTATTCTCAAAAAATACAAGAGGACGTACCGTCAAGAGTTTTTAATGATACTAAGGTTGTAACTGTTGTTACACCAGCCCTCTATGAAGAAAATGAAGAGAAATTATATCCTTTACTTATATTACTTGACGGAGAGTATCTGGTAGATCCTTTTGAAGGAATTTTGTCTTACACTTCTTATTGGGATGACTTACCGCAAGTAATAATTGTAGGTATAAATCATGATGGAGCTGAAGGTAGAGAATTTGATACACAAACCTATAAATCTACAGGTTTGCCAGAAGGACAAGGCGACCAGTTTTACCAATTTGTAGCAAACGAGCTAATACCCTATATGGAGAAAAACTATCGTGTAGCTCCCTTTAAGGTAGTAGCAGGGCATAACCTTACGGCAGGTTTTTTAAACTTTTTCCTTTACAGAGAAAAACCAGTATTTAATGCCTATGTATCTTTTAGCCCTATTCTACCTTTCGAAATGGAGAAGAGAGTACCACAAGCACTTAAAGATGTTAAGAAATCTACTTATTACTACATGGCAACTGCGAGTGGCGATGTAAAAAAAATAAAGCAAAAAATAGATACGCTAAATGTAAATATACAAGCGGTAGAAAACCCGAAATTAAAATATAAATTTGAAGAATTTGAAGGAGCATCACACTATTCATTAGTAGCATTAGGTATACCCAATTCATTATATTTTATATTTTCAGAATATCAGCCTATATCATCAAAAGAATACGAAGAAAAAATTGTTACGCTGCCTTCAGGTTATGTTGATTACCTGAAAAATAAATATGATGCTATACGTAACGATCTGGGTATTAAAATCCCCGTAAGGCTTAACGACTTTAAGGCAATTGAGGCAGCCATCATGAAAAATGCCGCTTATGATGAGCTGGAAGATCTCGCGGATATGGCACGAGACGACTACCCAAAAATGATAATAGGAGAGTATTACCAAGGGCTACATCATGAAATGAAAGGGGAAACCCGAAAAGCGATAAGATCTTACTTGAAAGGGTATAACTATGCCGATATTGGCGATTATACTAAAGATCTTATCATAGAAAAGGCAGAAACATTAAAACATCTGGTTGAATAA
- the radA gene encoding DNA repair protein RadA: MAKVKTSFFCQNCGTQYSKWQGQCNACKEWNTIVEEVIQKEEKPVWRATTSPEVKKAARPLKIKEIDATSEQRLDTGDAELNRVLGGGIVPGSLTLLGGEPGIGKSTLLLQISLKLPYRTLYVSGEESQKQIKMRAERITPDADNCFILTETKTQNIFRQIEAIDPEVVIIDSIQTLHTDYIESAAGSISQIRETTAELIKFAKESNVPVILIGHITKDGSIAGPKILEHMVDTVLQFEGDRNHVYRILRSLKNRFGSTAELGIYEMLGSGLREVTNPSEILISHKEEELSGTAIATTMEGMRPLMIEVQALVSSAVYGTPQRSTTGYNAKRLNMILAVLEKRAGFRLGAKDVFLNITGGINVDDPAIDLAVVAAILSSNEDIPVNKDYCFAGEIGLSGEVRPVNRVEQRILEAEKLGFSTIFVSKYNKISLKDTLIQIKLVAKIEDVAGHLFG, encoded by the coding sequence ATGGCTAAAGTAAAAACGTCTTTCTTTTGTCAAAACTGTGGTACACAATATTCAAAATGGCAAGGACAATGTAATGCTTGCAAGGAATGGAACACCATAGTTGAGGAAGTAATACAAAAGGAAGAAAAACCTGTGTGGAGAGCAACTACATCTCCCGAAGTAAAAAAAGCAGCACGACCTTTAAAAATTAAAGAAATAGATGCTACCAGCGAGCAACGTCTTGATACTGGAGATGCTGAGCTTAACCGTGTGCTTGGTGGCGGTATAGTGCCTGGTTCTTTAACTTTACTTGGCGGAGAACCCGGTATAGGTAAAAGTACATTGTTATTGCAAATATCTTTAAAGTTACCTTATCGTACGTTATATGTATCAGGAGAGGAAAGCCAGAAGCAAATAAAAATGCGTGCCGAAAGGATAACGCCTGATGCTGACAACTGCTTTATCCTTACCGAAACCAAAACCCAAAATATATTTAGGCAGATAGAGGCGATAGACCCCGAGGTGGTTATTATCGACTCGATACAAACGTTGCATACTGATTATATAGAATCAGCAGCAGGAAGTATTTCGCAAATTAGAGAAACGACAGCCGAGTTGATAAAATTTGCCAAAGAAAGTAATGTACCCGTTATACTTATAGGTCATATTACGAAAGACGGTAGCATAGCAGGACCCAAAATACTAGAGCACATGGTAGATACCGTGTTACAGTTTGAGGGAGACCGTAACCATGTATATCGTATACTTCGTTCACTAAAAAACCGATTTGGCTCGACTGCCGAACTGGGTATTTATGAAATGCTGGGCAGCGGACTTCGTGAGGTAACCAATCCATCAGAGATATTAATATCACACAAAGAGGAGGAACTTAGCGGTACAGCTATAGCCACCACTATGGAGGGTATGCGACCGCTAATGATAGAAGTACAGGCTTTGGTAAGCTCAGCGGTATATGGTACACCACAGCGTAGTACTACAGGCTATAATGCCAAACGCCTGAACATGATACTTGCTGTGTTAGAAAAACGTGCAGGTTTTAGGCTAGGAGCAAAAGACGTTTTCCTTAATATTACGGGAGGTATTAATGTAGATGATCCTGCTATAGATCTGGCTGTAGTTGCTGCAATATTATCGTCTAACGAGGATATACCTGTAAATAAAGATTATTGTTTTGCAGGCGAAATAGGTCTTTCGGGTGAGGTGCGTCCCGTAAACCGAGTAGAACAACGCATACTAGAAGCCGAGAAATTAGGCTTCTCTACTATATTTGTTTCTAAGTACAACAAGATATCATTAAAAGATACCCTTATCCAAATTAAACTCGTAGCAAAAATAGAAGATGTTGCGGGGCATCTTTTCGGTTAA